In Streptomyces dangxiongensis, one DNA window encodes the following:
- a CDS encoding condensation domain-containing protein: MQTQTDPTGRTLVDVLRDRARSTPHRTALRFLEDGEEESSVDYAELDRRARAVATALLDRGMRGERVLLLFPPGADYVTGFLGCLYAGAVAVPQYLPAGKHGADGVLTTARDAGATLVLGDGAGLASLRAQYPAFADGSLDWLAVEEAPRAPAEADWDGPAPEDLAFLQYTSGSTGTPKGVMVRHDNLVHNSAAISRALGTHEGSEGVSWLPPYHDMGLIGGILQPLYAGFPCTLMAPMAFLRRPLRWLEAMSRHRATVSAAPDFAYLECVRRSTEEERALLDLSAWQHALSGAEPVRPATLETFAGAFAPSGFRPSAFHPCYGMAETTLFVTGGTPSRGTPRVLELDRDALQSGEARETPGDFGGSTVARSTVRLTGCGTPQSEDLVVVVDTAVGAPCPPGRVGELWVSGPTVTAGYWRQPEQTEQTFRARLDTHPGREFLRTGDLGFLHDGELFVTGRVKDLMIVRGRNHYPQDLEATAEAAHPLIRPTRSAAFSVERAGEEHVVLVHEVVRGFDADRTQEVLAAVALAVGTAHGVTPHEVVLVRPGAVPRTTSGKIRRGATRELWLTDALAPVARGGRSTGPAAPAAEEEWGDPAAVASIAAALDLPAGRLSPDVPLVALGLDSLRAVRLAETLHTAHGVTVPLTDLLDEATPRTTAALAAGGPGTTEATPAPTPPPAPTPAADSSGARSADGPAAVTRGQEWMWLLDRMGAGGAYHIVGGVRMSGPVDPDRLRSALTALADRHEALRTGFAPGPDGVPRATVRPPAALPLPLLDVTDASGFEERGRRAVRAVEELGREPFDLAEGPLLRAVLVHAGPDDWYLGMAVHHIAVDGWSLGVLQRELGELYLDPDTPGPATAGPLPAGPDPDPAAEAYWARELAGAGAVTLPADLPLPRHLWNGAALPFALAPAAVARLRNLAAAHRATPYMVLLAGLTAVLARWTDQRDLVIGTPAARRHRPGTADRVGLFVNTLPLRVDAAGDPGFAELIARARAACLAAHPHQDVPLERIVELAGDTAPAGPRAPLVRVCLALQNLPLEPWEAHGVSAEPFELPSPGAQFELSLHLTERPDGSLAGHALYAADLFAERTVRDLLDAFAALVDAVPDAPDTPLSRLPLLSPAAEERARAAGAEHGRFVADASGRPVPAGVPGELWTAGPDAHPTGTLARRTADGSVTELGPTGEATEIGGHRVLPGHVAALLAAHPAVASASVEILTDGGPRLTALLEPAGGDRPDPGELRAFLSAWLPERSLPAVLDWSDARTGAAAGTVPDGAGEGFVLEVLDAFGEDREFVAPRDETERRLAALWCEVMGLPEVSVTDDFFELGGHSLQAARIAVRIQSAFGTEVPLGELLRTGLTVEKLAARLREDAGAEAGVDTDTATDEDAFLETALDELEQLSDEEIADLLR; this comes from the coding sequence GTGCAGACACAGACCGACCCCACCGGCCGGACCCTCGTCGACGTCCTCCGGGACCGTGCGCGGAGCACTCCGCACCGCACCGCGCTGAGGTTCCTGGAGGACGGCGAGGAGGAAAGCTCCGTCGACTACGCCGAGCTCGACCGGCGCGCCCGGGCGGTGGCCACCGCCCTGCTCGACCGGGGCATGCGCGGGGAACGCGTTCTGCTCCTCTTCCCGCCCGGCGCCGACTATGTGACCGGCTTCCTCGGCTGCCTGTACGCGGGGGCCGTCGCCGTCCCGCAGTACCTGCCCGCCGGGAAGCATGGCGCGGACGGCGTCCTGACGACCGCCCGGGACGCGGGCGCCACGCTCGTCCTCGGTGACGGGGCCGGGCTCGCCTCGCTGCGCGCCCAGTACCCCGCCTTCGCCGACGGCTCCCTCGACTGGCTCGCCGTCGAGGAGGCCCCGCGGGCCCCCGCCGAGGCCGACTGGGACGGTCCAGCCCCCGAGGACCTGGCCTTCCTCCAGTACACCTCCGGCTCGACCGGCACCCCCAAAGGCGTGATGGTCCGGCACGACAACCTCGTGCACAACTCCGCGGCCATCAGTCGCGCCCTGGGCACCCACGAGGGATCCGAGGGCGTCAGCTGGCTGCCGCCCTACCATGACATGGGCCTGATCGGCGGCATCCTCCAGCCGCTGTACGCGGGCTTCCCCTGCACCCTCATGGCCCCCATGGCTTTTCTGCGCCGGCCGCTGCGCTGGCTGGAGGCGATGAGCCGGCACCGCGCCACCGTCTCCGCCGCTCCCGACTTCGCCTACCTCGAATGCGTGCGGCGCAGCACCGAGGAGGAACGGGCCCTCCTTGACCTCTCGGCCTGGCAGCACGCCCTGTCCGGCGCGGAGCCGGTGCGGCCCGCCACCCTGGAGACCTTCGCCGGGGCATTCGCCCCGAGCGGCTTTCGGCCCTCCGCCTTCCACCCCTGCTACGGCATGGCGGAGACCACCCTCTTCGTCACCGGCGGAACGCCCTCCCGCGGAACGCCCCGCGTCCTCGAACTCGACCGCGACGCCCTTCAATCGGGTGAGGCACGGGAGACCCCCGGAGACTTCGGGGGCTCCACGGTCGCGCGTTCCACCGTCCGGCTCACCGGCTGCGGGACCCCGCAGAGCGAGGACCTCGTGGTCGTGGTCGACACCGCCGTCGGCGCGCCCTGCCCGCCCGGCCGGGTGGGCGAGCTCTGGGTCTCCGGCCCCACCGTCACCGCCGGGTACTGGCGGCAGCCCGAGCAGACCGAGCAGACCTTCCGGGCCCGCCTCGACACCCACCCCGGCCGGGAGTTCCTGCGCACCGGCGACCTCGGCTTCCTCCACGACGGTGAGCTCTTCGTCACCGGCCGGGTCAAGGACCTGATGATCGTCCGGGGCCGCAACCACTATCCGCAGGACCTGGAGGCCACAGCCGAGGCCGCTCACCCGCTGATCCGGCCGACCCGGTCCGCCGCCTTCTCCGTGGAGCGCGCCGGTGAGGAGCACGTCGTCCTGGTCCACGAGGTCGTCCGGGGCTTCGACGCCGACCGGACCCAGGAGGTCCTGGCGGCCGTGGCCCTCGCCGTCGGCACCGCCCACGGCGTGACCCCGCACGAGGTCGTCCTCGTCCGCCCCGGCGCCGTCCCCCGCACCACCAGTGGCAAGATCCGGCGCGGCGCCACCCGCGAGCTCTGGCTCACCGACGCCCTGGCTCCGGTCGCCCGCGGCGGCCGGAGCACCGGACCGGCCGCCCCCGCCGCCGAGGAGGAGTGGGGCGATCCCGCCGCCGTGGCCTCGATCGCCGCCGCACTCGACCTCCCGGCCGGCCGGCTGTCCCCTGACGTCCCGCTGGTCGCGCTCGGCCTGGACTCGTTGCGCGCGGTCCGGCTCGCAGAGACGCTTCACACCGCTCACGGCGTCACGGTGCCGCTCACCGACCTGCTGGACGAGGCCACCCCCAGGACGACCGCCGCCCTGGCCGCGGGAGGGCCCGGCACCACCGAGGCCACCCCGGCACCGACACCGCCCCCTGCGCCGACCCCGGCCGCGGACTCCTCCGGGGCACGGTCCGCCGACGGCCCGGCGGCCGTCACCCGCGGCCAGGAGTGGATGTGGCTCCTCGACCGTATGGGAGCGGGCGGCGCCTACCACATCGTCGGCGGGGTACGGATGAGCGGACCGGTCGACCCGGACCGTCTGAGGTCCGCCCTGACCGCGCTCGCCGACCGCCACGAGGCGCTCCGCACCGGTTTCGCGCCCGGCCCCGACGGCGTACCGCGCGCCACCGTACGGCCTCCGGCGGCGTTGCCGCTCCCGCTCCTCGACGTCACCGACGCCTCCGGTTTCGAAGAGCGTGGACGCCGCGCCGTGCGGGCCGTCGAGGAGCTCGGCCGGGAACCCTTCGACCTGGCCGAAGGGCCTCTGCTGCGCGCGGTCCTCGTCCACGCGGGACCGGATGACTGGTACCTCGGCATGGCCGTCCACCACATCGCCGTGGACGGCTGGTCGCTCGGCGTCCTCCAGCGCGAACTGGGCGAGCTGTACCTCGACCCGGACACCCCCGGACCGGCGACGGCCGGCCCGCTGCCCGCCGGGCCGGATCCGGACCCGGCCGCCGAGGCGTACTGGGCACGGGAGCTGGCCGGTGCGGGCGCCGTCACGCTCCCCGCCGATCTGCCGCTCCCCAGGCACCTGTGGAACGGCGCCGCGCTGCCCTTCGCCCTCGCCCCCGCCGCCGTGGCGCGGCTGCGGAACCTGGCCGCCGCGCACCGGGCCACGCCCTACATGGTGCTGCTCGCGGGCCTGACCGCCGTGCTCGCCCGGTGGACCGACCAACGGGACCTCGTCATCGGCACTCCCGCGGCCCGCCGCCACAGGCCCGGCACCGCCGACCGGGTGGGGCTCTTCGTCAACACCCTGCCGCTGCGCGTCGACGCGGCCGGCGACCCCGGTTTCGCGGAGCTCATCGCCCGTGCCCGCGCCGCCTGCCTCGCCGCCCACCCGCACCAGGACGTGCCCCTGGAGCGGATCGTGGAACTGGCCGGCGACACCGCCCCGGCCGGTCCGCGCGCCCCCCTCGTCCGGGTGTGCCTCGCGCTCCAGAACCTGCCGCTGGAGCCCTGGGAAGCCCATGGAGTCAGCGCAGAACCTTTCGAACTGCCTTCCCCGGGTGCCCAGTTCGAGCTGAGCCTCCACCTCACCGAGCGGCCGGACGGCAGCCTCGCCGGACATGCCCTGTACGCCGCCGACCTGTTCGCCGAGCGGACCGTACGGGACCTCCTCGACGCCTTCGCGGCCCTCGTCGACGCCGTACCGGACGCGCCCGACACGCCCCTGTCCCGGCTGCCGCTGCTGTCCCCCGCCGCCGAGGAACGGGCCCGTGCGGCAGGCGCGGAGCACGGGCGGTTCGTCGCCGACGCCTCCGGTCGCCCCGTGCCCGCCGGAGTCCCCGGCGAGCTGTGGACGGCCGGCCCCGACGCCCACCCCACGGGGACGCTCGCGCGGCGCACCGCCGACGGCTCGGTCACGGAGCTGGGGCCGACCGGGGAAGCGACCGAGATCGGCGGCCACCGGGTCCTTCCCGGCCATGTCGCCGCCCTTCTGGCGGCCCATCCGGCGGTCGCCTCGGCCTCCGTCGAGATCCTGACCGACGGCGGCCCGCGGCTGACCGCCCTCCTCGAACCCGCGGGCGGGGACCGGCCCGACCCTGGTGAGCTGCGTGCCTTCCTCTCGGCATGGTTGCCCGAGCGGTCCCTCCCTGCCGTCCTCGACTGGTCCGACGCCCGGACCGGGGCCGCCGCCGGGACGGTCCCGGACGGCGCGGGGGAGGGCTTCGTCCTGGAGGTCCTCGACGCCTTCGGCGAGGACCGGGAGTTCGTCGCCCCGCGCGACGAGACGGAACGCCGCCTCGCCGCCCTGTGGTGCGAGGTCATGGGCCTGCCCGAGGTGTCCGTCACCGACGACTTCTTCGAGCTGGGCGGCCACTCCCTGCAGGCCGCCCGGATCGCGGTCCGCATCCAGTCCGCGTTCGGCACGGAGGTACCTCTCGGCGAGCTGCTGCGGACCGGGCTGACGGTCGAGAAGCTCGCCGCCCGGCTGCGCGAGGACGCCGGTGCGGAGGCCGGCGTGGACACCGACACGGCCACCGACGAGGACGCCTTCCTGGAGACCGCACTCGACGAGCTGGAGCAGCTCTCCGACGAAGAGATCGCCGACCTGCTGCGCTGA
- a CDS encoding GNAT family N-acetyltransferase: MRIRTVAEAEAGTVAGFLVDEPVSWITGERFRQEYSERHFRPEWTWIAENDEGRIVARALWWGKSDSEHPVALDCLHVLGSVEDRAGLAAELLAAGHTAFERAGAKGRPQYNISLENGWRERPEVAAAVAWRSEAARRAGLTEEVERLRYEWTPGAGLPAPATRLEFRPDSDDEAFLEAFKQIAVGSLDIATLRELPVLGADRQAREDLEFYLSCPGKREWWRLAYTPEGELAGMAIPSATPYNRNVGYLGVVPAMRGRGYIDEVLGEITRLHAADGAELITATTDTTNTPMAAAFERAGYANTEIRLVFEAPAS, from the coding sequence ATGCGTATCCGGACGGTCGCGGAGGCCGAGGCCGGCACGGTCGCCGGTTTCCTCGTGGACGAGCCGGTCAGCTGGATCACGGGCGAGCGGTTCCGCCAGGAGTACTCCGAGCGGCACTTCCGCCCGGAGTGGACCTGGATCGCCGAGAACGATGAGGGGCGGATCGTCGCGCGCGCCCTGTGGTGGGGCAAGTCCGACAGCGAGCACCCGGTCGCTCTGGACTGCCTGCACGTCCTCGGCTCCGTCGAGGACCGGGCCGGGCTCGCCGCGGAGCTGCTCGCCGCCGGGCACACGGCGTTCGAGCGGGCCGGCGCCAAGGGACGCCCGCAGTACAACATCTCGCTGGAGAACGGCTGGCGCGAGCGGCCCGAGGTGGCGGCGGCGGTGGCCTGGCGGAGCGAGGCGGCCCGTCGCGCCGGGCTGACCGAGGAGGTCGAGCGGCTGCGGTACGAGTGGACCCCCGGGGCGGGCCTCCCGGCACCCGCCACCCGGCTCGAATTCCGCCCCGACAGCGACGACGAGGCGTTCCTCGAGGCCTTCAAGCAGATCGCCGTCGGCAGCCTCGACATCGCGACCCTGCGCGAACTGCCGGTGCTCGGCGCGGACCGGCAGGCCCGCGAGGACCTGGAGTTCTACCTGAGCTGCCCCGGCAAGCGGGAGTGGTGGCGTCTGGCGTACACGCCGGAGGGCGAGCTGGCCGGCATGGCCATCCCGTCGGCGACGCCGTACAACCGCAACGTCGGCTACCTCGGCGTGGTGCCCGCGATGCGCGGGCGCGGCTACATCGACGAGGTGCTCGGCGAGATCACCCGGCTGCACGCCGCTGACGGGGCGGAGCTGATCACGGCGACGACGGACACCACGAACACGCCGATGGCCGCGGCCTTCGAGCGGGCCGGATACGCCAACACCGAGATCAGGCTGGTCTTCGAGGCCCCGGCGAGCTGA
- a CDS encoding TauD/TfdA family dioxygenase, whose translation MTTSELTDFPGARTEPLDDEPFLLKLTAAEPGTPLGPWIDAHRELLLTALDRCGVLLFRGFDVPDPDAFGRAARAFSPELLGYLERAAPRNEVADKVFTSTELSEEQWIPSSTTR comes from the coding sequence GTGACGACCAGCGAACTGACGGACTTCCCGGGGGCGCGCACCGAGCCGCTCGACGACGAGCCGTTTCTGCTCAAGCTGACGGCGGCGGAGCCGGGGACCCCGCTCGGCCCCTGGATCGACGCTCACCGGGAGCTGCTGCTCACCGCCCTCGACCGCTGCGGAGTGCTGCTCTTCCGCGGCTTCGACGTGCCGGACCCGGACGCCTTCGGGCGGGCGGCGAGGGCCTTCTCCCCCGAGCTGCTGGGCTATCTGGAGCGGGCGGCGCCGCGCAACGAGGTCGCCGACAAGGTCTTCACCTCCACGGAGCTCAGCGAGGAGCAGTGGATCCCCTCTTCCACCACGAGATGA
- a CDS encoding amino acid adenylation domain-containing protein: MSVPISAPSSLPGLFREVARLHPGRTAVAQGERRLTYAELDRESDGLARVLRQRGVAPGDLVGIVNERTAAFPVGVLAVLKAGGTYVPLDPAYPTERLLHMVRDAAVGLVVGDASALPEQVARDLTAVGLGERAPADEDEAAPGPEDAAYVIYTSGSTGLPKGCVVTHGNVLSLIRGALPLFAFGPDDRWSLFHSTSFDLSVWEMWGAWAGAATVVIVDQEAAQEPARLLRFLQDEAVTVLNMVPSVFQHLVHAHADAGAPELPLLYVVFGGEAAQIDVVRAFVRGLGAPPRMVNMYGITETTVHATFKEFTPEELAGTGPATIGTALPHLRIDLRDDDGKLVPEGEPGEIWVYGAGVAHGYLNRPELTAARFTAAAGDPAEETGYRSGDLARLLPDGEMEYLGRNDQQVKLRGFRIELGEIESVLRAHPEVREAAVVVEGTDTDTRRLLALLVPARPGTRLDPAGLRAHAATRLTTYMVPHRFEVVGGLPLTPSGKLDRQLLQKAVDQRAAARTGHRA; this comes from the coding sequence GTGTCCGTCCCGATATCGGCGCCCTCCTCGCTGCCCGGACTCTTCCGGGAGGTGGCCCGGCTCCACCCCGGCCGGACCGCCGTCGCGCAGGGCGAGCGCCGGCTGACCTACGCCGAGCTGGACCGTGAGTCGGACGGGCTGGCCCGGGTCCTGCGGCAGCGGGGCGTCGCCCCCGGCGATCTGGTCGGCATCGTCAACGAGCGGACCGCCGCCTTCCCGGTCGGCGTCCTCGCCGTCCTCAAGGCCGGCGGCACCTATGTGCCGCTCGACCCCGCCTATCCGACGGAGCGGCTGCTGCACATGGTGCGGGACGCCGCGGTCGGTCTGGTCGTCGGCGACGCGTCCGCGCTGCCCGAGCAGGTGGCCCGGGACCTGACCGCGGTCGGCCTCGGCGAACGCGCCCCCGCCGACGAGGACGAGGCGGCCCCCGGGCCGGAGGACGCCGCGTACGTCATCTACACCTCCGGCTCCACCGGCCTGCCGAAGGGCTGCGTCGTCACCCACGGCAACGTCCTGTCCCTGATCAGGGGCGCCCTGCCGCTGTTCGCATTCGGCCCGGACGACCGCTGGTCCCTCTTCCACTCCACCAGCTTCGACCTGTCCGTGTGGGAGATGTGGGGGGCGTGGGCCGGTGCCGCGACCGTGGTCATCGTGGACCAGGAGGCCGCCCAGGAGCCCGCCCGCCTCCTCAGGTTCCTCCAGGACGAGGCCGTCACCGTCCTCAACATGGTGCCCTCCGTCTTCCAGCACCTGGTGCACGCCCACGCCGACGCGGGCGCCCCCGAACTGCCCCTGCTGTACGTCGTCTTCGGCGGCGAGGCAGCACAGATCGACGTCGTCCGCGCCTTCGTCCGCGGACTCGGGGCGCCGCCCCGGATGGTCAACATGTACGGGATCACCGAGACCACCGTGCACGCCACCTTCAAGGAGTTCACCCCGGAGGAACTCGCGGGCACGGGGCCGGCCACGATCGGCACCGCCCTGCCCCACCTCCGCATCGACCTGCGTGACGACGACGGCAAGCTGGTCCCCGAGGGCGAGCCGGGCGAGATCTGGGTGTACGGGGCAGGGGTGGCACACGGCTATCTGAACCGTCCCGAGCTGACCGCCGCCCGCTTCACCGCCGCCGCCGGAGACCCGGCGGAGGAGACCGGCTACCGCTCGGGCGACCTGGCCCGGCTGCTGCCGGACGGCGAGATGGAGTATCTGGGTCGCAACGATCAGCAGGTGAAGCTGCGCGGCTTCCGGATCGAGCTCGGCGAGATCGAGAGCGTGCTGCGCGCCCACCCCGAGGTCCGGGAGGCGGCCGTCGTGGTGGAGGGCACCGACACCGACACCCGCCGGCTCCTCGCGCTGCTCGTCCCCGCCCGCCCCGGTACCAGGCTCGACCCGGCCGGGCTGCGCGCGCACGCCGCCACCCGGCTCACCACGTACATGGTTCCGCACCGCTTCGAGGTCGTCGGCGGCCTGCCGCTCACCCCCTCGGGCAAGCTCGACCGGCAGCTCCTGCAGAAGGCCGTCGACCAGCGGGCCGCCGCCCGCACCGGCCACCGCGCCTGA
- a CDS encoding gamma-glutamyl-gamma-aminobutyrate hydrolase family protein — MSRPVIGIAAYRDRARWNIWDTDATVVQQSYVRGIADNGGRPVVLPPDDLDADVLHRLDGLLLTGGADIDPAHYGQEPHPASDTPRPDRDHGELLLLRTALDLDLPVLGVCRGLQLLALVHGGTLHQHLPDVVGHTGHCPREGEFGRHEVRFTERSRAAAVYGPRAVTNSHHHQAVADPGLLTVTGRSDDGVVEAAEDPAKRFVLGVQWHPEVSGDDELFAAFVAACARPAAVTAPGADPLRTVGTLG, encoded by the coding sequence ATGAGCCGCCCCGTCATCGGCATCGCCGCCTACCGGGACCGGGCCCGCTGGAACATCTGGGACACCGACGCCACCGTCGTCCAGCAGTCCTATGTGCGCGGGATCGCCGACAACGGTGGCCGCCCGGTGGTCCTGCCGCCGGACGACCTCGACGCCGACGTCCTGCACCGCCTCGACGGACTGCTCCTGACCGGCGGCGCGGACATCGACCCCGCCCACTACGGGCAGGAACCGCACCCCGCCTCCGACACCCCCCGCCCCGACCGGGACCACGGTGAACTCCTGCTGCTGCGCACCGCGCTCGACCTGGACCTGCCGGTCCTCGGCGTCTGCCGCGGCCTGCAGCTCCTCGCCCTCGTCCACGGGGGCACGCTCCATCAGCACCTGCCCGATGTCGTCGGGCACACCGGTCACTGCCCGCGCGAGGGCGAGTTCGGACGCCACGAGGTCCGCTTCACCGAGCGCAGCCGGGCCGCCGCCGTGTACGGACCGCGGGCCGTCACCAACTCCCATCACCACCAGGCCGTCGCCGACCCGGGCCTGCTGACCGTCACCGGCCGCAGCGACGACGGCGTCGTCGAGGCCGCCGAGGACCCCGCCAAGCGGTTCGTCCTCGGCGTGCAGTGGCACCCCGAGGTCTCGGGCGACGACGAGCTCTTCGCCGCCTTCGTCGCGGCCTGCGCCCGGCCCGCCGCCGTTACGGCCCCGGGCGCGGACCCGCTCCGGACCGTCGGAACCCTCGGATGA
- a CDS encoding TauD/TfdA family dioxygenase → MDPLFHHEMSYAHNWPSRLYFYGDRPSATGGATPVASERRVFPKIPAEVRERFQRHGVRYIRNYGPDLDIPWQEVFQTGDRAVVEAYCEQSRTAFEWTGNDGLRTVSRRQALAEHPRTGETVWFNHAHLFHTSNLPAEVAEVLIGEYGLEGLPRNAYYGDGEEIEDEVMVLIRGLYEEAAVSFPWQRDDVMVVDNFLATHAREPFRGDRRILVAMSDLYVAPGHH, encoded by the coding sequence GTGGATCCCCTCTTCCACCACGAGATGAGCTACGCGCACAACTGGCCGAGCCGCCTGTACTTCTACGGCGACCGGCCCTCCGCCACGGGTGGTGCGACCCCGGTGGCCAGTGAGCGCCGCGTCTTCCCGAAGATCCCCGCCGAGGTCCGGGAGCGGTTCCAGCGGCACGGCGTGCGATACATCCGCAATTACGGGCCCGACCTGGACATCCCGTGGCAGGAGGTCTTCCAGACCGGTGACCGGGCCGTGGTAGAGGCGTACTGCGAGCAGTCCCGCACCGCCTTCGAGTGGACCGGGAACGACGGTCTGCGGACCGTGTCGCGACGGCAGGCGCTCGCCGAGCACCCGCGCACCGGCGAGACCGTCTGGTTCAACCACGCCCACCTCTTCCACACCTCCAATCTGCCCGCCGAGGTCGCCGAGGTCCTCATCGGCGAGTACGGCCTGGAGGGCCTGCCGCGCAATGCCTACTACGGCGACGGCGAGGAGATCGAGGACGAGGTGATGGTCCTGATCCGCGGACTGTACGAGGAGGCTGCCGTGAGCTTCCCGTGGCAGCGCGACGACGTGATGGTCGTCGACAATTTCCTGGCGACGCACGCCCGGGAGCCGTTCCGCGGCGACCGGCGCATCCTCGTCGCCATGTCCGATCTGTACGTGGCCCCCGGCCACCACTGA
- a CDS encoding PLP-dependent aminotransferase family protein, whose amino-acid sequence MAPAKITLSDVVQLLAEHEETAARTLSLVPSENAMSGLAKLPMLLDPYHRYFFNETDDPDRWHFRGAQSLRDIETDVAIPLLERLGRADYVSVRPLSGLNAMTLALATLGGDPGSTVVTVGPGNGGHYATPSVAQRLGQRVEFLRGPDPHSLDLDHAAELLRRVRPALVYVDQSHCLFPIDVAALVRVVREASPETLVHVDASHWMGLVLAGVFPNPLDAGADSFGGSTHKTFPGPQKALILTRDADIEKRIRETQDYLVSSHHFGATLSLGMALLEFQEFGPAYARAVVGHTRSFAGLLAGRGLTVCAADRGYTAGHQLWLDTERDGIAPGLASDRLYAAGLKVNFMAGLPGFTGQGMRIGLNEAAYQGLTEEDLPELADVFAAAVRDERPAAGLADRVAALRGARTPLGAALPEAAALLDRSLALAGRALGAHAS is encoded by the coding sequence ATGGCCCCAGCTAAGATCACCCTCAGCGACGTTGTCCAGCTACTCGCGGAGCACGAGGAGACGGCCGCACGGACGCTGAGCCTCGTGCCGTCCGAGAACGCCATGTCCGGACTGGCCAAGCTGCCCATGCTCCTGGACCCGTACCACCGCTACTTCTTCAACGAGACCGACGACCCCGACCGCTGGCACTTCCGCGGCGCCCAGAGCCTGCGCGACATCGAGACCGACGTCGCCATCCCGCTCCTGGAACGCCTCGGCAGGGCCGACTACGTGTCCGTGCGCCCGCTCAGCGGCCTCAACGCGATGACCCTCGCCCTGGCCACCCTCGGCGGCGACCCCGGCTCCACCGTCGTCACCGTCGGCCCCGGTAACGGCGGCCACTACGCCACCCCCAGCGTCGCCCAGCGGCTCGGCCAGCGGGTCGAGTTCCTCCGCGGCCCCGACCCGCACTCGCTCGACCTCGACCACGCCGCCGAGCTGCTACGCCGGGTGCGGCCCGCACTCGTCTACGTCGACCAGTCCCACTGCCTCTTCCCCATCGACGTGGCCGCCCTGGTCCGCGTCGTCCGCGAGGCGTCCCCCGAGACCCTCGTACACGTCGACGCCAGCCACTGGATGGGCCTCGTCCTCGCCGGAGTCTTCCCCAACCCCCTGGACGCGGGCGCCGACAGTTTCGGCGGCTCCACCCACAAAACCTTCCCCGGCCCGCAGAAGGCGCTGATCCTCACCCGCGACGCCGACATCGAAAAGCGCATCCGGGAGACCCAGGACTACCTGGTCAGCAGCCACCACTTCGGCGCCACCCTCAGCCTCGGCATGGCCCTCCTGGAGTTCCAGGAGTTCGGCCCCGCCTACGCGCGGGCCGTCGTCGGGCACACCCGTTCCTTCGCCGGACTCCTCGCCGGGCGCGGCCTCACCGTCTGCGCCGCCGACCGCGGCTACACCGCCGGACACCAGCTCTGGCTCGACACCGAGCGGGACGGCATCGCCCCCGGCCTCGCCAGCGATCGGCTCTACGCCGCCGGACTCAAGGTCAACTTCATGGCCGGGCTGCCCGGCTTCACCGGCCAGGGCATGCGCATCGGCCTCAATGAAGCCGCGTACCAGGGCCTCACCGAGGAGGACCTGCCGGAGCTCGCCGACGTCTTCGCCGCCGCCGTCCGCGACGAACGGCCCGCCGCCGGCCTCGCCGACCGGGTCGCCGCCCTGCGGGGGGCCCGCACCCCGCTCGGTGCCGCGCTGCCCGAGGCCGCGGCCCTCCTCGATCGTTCCCTCGCCCTGGCCGGTCGCGCCCTGGGCGCCCACGCGTCCTGA